The Hymenobacter baengnokdamensis genome includes a region encoding these proteins:
- a CDS encoding META domain-containing protein, translated as MRRFAFLLPCLVLVGAACQRVTDRANTTPMVSAVTTPDAPLRETRWTVFAMGGQPLAPAASPDQVPYLLISDAGTAEGMSGCNRFRGGLKPAETDGQLEFVNLGSTRMACPLMDTEHKFTQALDATRYYHISGDTLRLYTSAERTGTPLVQLVAAKMP; from the coding sequence ATGCGTCGCTTCGCCTTTCTTCTGCCTTGCCTGGTTCTGGTTGGCGCTGCCTGCCAGCGCGTTACTGACCGGGCCAACACTACGCCGATGGTCAGTGCTGTTACTACCCCCGATGCGCCCCTGCGCGAAACCCGCTGGACGGTTTTCGCAATGGGCGGCCAGCCACTCGCGCCTGCTGCCTCACCAGACCAGGTGCCTTATTTGCTTATCAGCGATGCGGGTACGGCTGAGGGCATGAGTGGCTGCAACCGCTTCCGGGGCGGGTTGAAGCCCGCCGAAACCGATGGCCAGCTGGAATTTGTCAACCTGGGCAGCACCCGGATGGCTTGCCCGCTTATGGATACGGAGCATAAGTTTACGCAGGCCCTCGACGCTACGCGCTACTACCACATCAGCGGCGACACGCTGCGGCTCTATACCAGTGCCGAGCGCACGGGCACGCCGCTTGTGCAGTTGGTAGCGGCCAAAATGCCGTAG
- a CDS encoding M28 family peptidase has product MRSFILLGWLALGALPASAQHHAKVSAKTVRRVLNTLAADAMQGRASGQPGNQRAADFLAAEFTRFGLQPLPGQVSFMQEFSAYETAVASLAVTLNGQPLPAGQAFAITTQPALSWSEKDGVEVLVLGPTDKIQPHYRDIFRPGKNLLVLLDPAQKELFASLAAQMTRPRVRAEQAAGPYSCVVALAAASASPAAYQVTASTTTRPLALRNVVGYLPGREAARSTEKVIFSGHYDHLGIIKPAVNGDSIANGADDDASGTTAVVALAQYFSKRHDNVRSLVFAAFTAEEIGEFGSQYFSRQLKPEEIVAMFNIEMIGKVAKFGPNTAFITGYDKSNFGQLLQANLQGTRFKFEPDPYPEQNLFYRSDNAMLARVGVPAHTISTDQIPTDKLYHSVDDEVSSLDVKNMTAVISAIALSAHGIVTGQQTPTRVAPEK; this is encoded by the coding sequence ATGCGTAGTTTTATTCTGCTTGGCTGGCTAGCCCTCGGCGCGCTGCCGGCGTCGGCTCAGCACCACGCCAAAGTATCGGCCAAAACCGTTCGGCGCGTGCTCAACACCCTGGCGGCCGATGCTATGCAGGGCCGCGCCAGCGGCCAGCCCGGCAACCAGCGGGCGGCCGACTTTCTGGCCGCCGAGTTTACCCGCTTCGGCTTGCAGCCGCTGCCGGGGCAAGTGAGCTTTATGCAGGAATTTTCGGCCTACGAAACGGCCGTGGCCAGCCTGGCCGTAACGCTCAACGGCCAGCCGCTGCCGGCCGGGCAGGCGTTTGCCATCACGACTCAGCCCGCGCTGAGCTGGAGCGAAAAAGACGGCGTGGAAGTGCTGGTGCTGGGGCCCACCGACAAAATCCAGCCGCACTACCGCGACATCTTCCGGCCCGGCAAAAACCTGCTGGTGCTGCTCGACCCGGCCCAGAAAGAGTTGTTCGCCTCGCTGGCCGCGCAAATGACCAGGCCCCGCGTGCGGGCCGAGCAGGCCGCCGGCCCGTATTCGTGCGTGGTGGCGCTGGCCGCCGCGTCCGCCAGTCCGGCCGCGTACCAGGTGACGGCCAGCACCACCACCCGGCCGCTGGCGCTGCGCAACGTGGTGGGCTACCTGCCGGGCCGCGAAGCGGCCCGCAGCACCGAAAAAGTTATCTTCTCGGGCCACTACGACCACCTGGGCATTATCAAGCCGGCCGTGAATGGCGACTCGATTGCCAACGGGGCCGACGACGACGCCAGCGGTACCACCGCCGTAGTGGCGCTGGCCCAGTATTTCAGCAAGCGCCACGACAACGTCCGCTCGCTGGTATTCGCCGCGTTCACGGCCGAGGAAATCGGCGAGTTTGGCTCGCAGTATTTCTCAAGGCAGCTCAAGCCAGAGGAAATAGTAGCCATGTTTAATATTGAGATGATTGGCAAAGTGGCCAAGTTCGGGCCGAATACCGCCTTTATCACGGGCTACGACAAATCGAATTTCGGCCAGCTGCTGCAAGCCAACCTGCAAGGCACCAGATTTAAGTTTGAGCCCGACCCGTACCCCGAGCAAAATCTGTTTTACCGCTCCGACAACGCCATGCTGGCCCGCGTGGGCGTACCGGCGCACACCATTAGCACCGACCAGATTCCGACCGATAAGCTTTACCACAGCGTCGATGATGAAGTAAGCAGCCTGGACGTCAAGAACATGACGGCCGTTATCTCGGCCATTGCGCTAAGCGCCCACGGCATAGTAACCGGCCAGCAGACCCCAACCCGGGTAGCTCCTGAAAAGTAG
- a CDS encoding transporter, translating into MRKTTPLVLAALLAGRLTPALAQNTPDENNENADAPFVQHIRPDRPGQTISTGVLRPGQFQLETGIQRFSPRTGVGVSSNVNTLRIGFFNSMELRITQPYVFGNSAGKPGLVGDRPVMRPDSAGWAPITVGTKLMLTPDRASRFQAALLAEVAIPNTGQNGLRRTTWAPAGRLLVSQQLGRRAALEGNFGFVQSGLTLADVFNGEIAGQYIGSLALTAPISNKAGYFVEAYGRGRDNLTTGANAGLYYRPWTGLRFDATLGRIMGGVAAGATTVGVGMSFRIGGN; encoded by the coding sequence ATGCGCAAGACCACTCCGCTGGTGTTGGCTGCCCTGCTTGCAGGCCGCCTCACTCCCGCCCTGGCCCAGAACACGCCGGATGAAAATAATGAAAATGCTGACGCGCCCTTCGTGCAGCATATTCGGCCCGACCGCCCCGGCCAGACTATCTCGACCGGGGTGCTGCGGCCGGGCCAGTTTCAGCTCGAAACGGGTATCCAACGCTTTTCGCCGCGAACCGGCGTGGGCGTGAGCAGCAACGTAAACACGCTCCGCATCGGCTTCTTTAATAGCATGGAACTGCGTATTACGCAGCCCTATGTGTTTGGCAATTCGGCCGGCAAACCGGGCCTTGTGGGCGACAGGCCGGTAATGCGGCCTGATTCGGCCGGGTGGGCCCCCATTACGGTAGGCACCAAGCTGATGCTGACGCCCGACCGGGCCAGCCGGTTTCAGGCAGCGCTGCTGGCCGAGGTAGCTATACCTAACACCGGCCAGAACGGCCTGCGCCGCACTACCTGGGCTCCCGCCGGCCGCCTGCTGGTGAGCCAGCAGCTGGGCCGCCGCGCGGCGCTCGAAGGCAACTTCGGCTTTGTGCAGTCGGGCCTCACGCTGGCCGACGTTTTCAACGGCGAGATAGCCGGCCAGTATATCGGCTCGCTGGCACTCACCGCGCCCATCAGCAATAAAGCCGGCTACTTTGTCGAAGCCTATGGCCGGGGGCGCGACAACCTGACTACCGGCGCCAATGCCGGCCTGTATTACCGCCCCTGGACTGGCCTGCGCTTCGACGCCACGCTAGGCCGTATTATGGGTGGGGTAGCTGCCGGGGCTACCACTGTAGGCGTGGGCATGAGCTTCCGGATAGGTGGCAATTAA